One window of Pyrus communis chromosome 12, drPyrComm1.1, whole genome shotgun sequence genomic DNA carries:
- the LOC137711587 gene encoding actin-depolymerizing factor 7-like, translated as MANAASGMAVHDDCKLRFKELKAKRSYRFILFKIEQQQIVVDKLGEPNESYDDFTSSFPADECRYAVYDFDFTTEENCQKSKIFFIAWSPDSSKVRMKMVYASSKDRFKRELDGISFELQATDPSEMSLDIVKGRAC; from the exons ATG GCCAATGCAGCTTCTGGAATGGCTGTGCACGATGACTGCAAGCTGAGGTTCAAGGAGCTAAAAGCAAAGAGGAGCTATCGCTTCATTCTGTTCAAGATTGAGCAACAACAAATTGTGGTTGATAAGCTCGGGGAACCTAATGAGAGCTATGATGATTTCACCTCCAGTTTTCCTGCTGATGAGTGTCGATATGCTGTCTATGATTTCGATTTCACAACCGAAGAGAACTGCCAGAAAAGCAAGATTTTCTTCATTGCATG GTCACCGGATTCATCGAAGGTGAGGATGAAGATGGTGTATGCTAGTTCCAAGGACAGATTCAAGAGAGAATTGGACGGCATTTCATTTGAATTGCAAGCAACAGATCCAAGTGAGATGAGCTTGGACATAGTGAAAGGGCGAGCCTGCTAA
- the LOC137711108 gene encoding uncharacterized protein, producing MLRGYRFARPFKFQGTSLKGSAPAAVATNTILFVGLFIVASAILSSFWVQTSNFQIGSSTNQTIVVSNEFKKTPKPVEFPLNCSIGNQTQTCPANYPTTFGNTDELDPSPNPLCPDYFRFIHQDLMPWKRTGITRDMVENAKKTAHFRLVIVKGKVYVEKYKQSIQTRDVFTIWGILQLLRRYPGRLPDLEFMFDCDDQPVIRSRDYQGLNSTRVPPLFRYCGDRWTRDIVFPDWSFWGWNEINIKPWEGLLKDVKKGNERIKWMDREPYAYWKGNPFVADTREDLLKCNVSGTQDWNARLFIQDWILESQQGFKQSNVADQCTHRYKIYIEGYAWSVSEKYILACDSVTLLIKPKYYDFFTRGLQPVHHYWPIRHENKCRSIKFAVDWGNNHKQKAQAIGKAASDFIQEELKMDYVYDYMFHLLNEYAKLLRFEPRIPKGTTHLCSESIACPANESPKKSMTESLVKSPSATDPCTMPPPYEPRALAKLYRRNINSITQVQQWEDKYWENLSKQQQL from the exons ATGTTGCGCGGATATCGTTTTGCCAGACCTTTCAAGTTTCAGGGAACAAGTTTAAAGGGATCTGCACCAGCTGCTGTTGCAACCAATACTATTCTCTTCGTGGGGCTATTCATTGTTGCTTCGGCCATTCTATCTTCCTTTTGGGTTCAAACC TCCAATTTTCAGATTGGAAGTTCTACAAACCAAACCATAGTAGTCTCCAATGAGTTTAAAAAAACCCCTAAACCAGTTGAATTCCCACTCAACTGTTCCATCGGCAACCAAACTCAGACCTGCCCAGCAAACTACCCTACAACCTTTGGCAATACTGATGAACTTGACCCGTCGCCAAACCCTTTGTGCCCGGACTATTTCCGGTTCATCCACCAGGATCTCATGCCATGGAAACGCACAGGAATCACAAGGGACATGGTGGAGAACGCAAAGAAGACAGCACATTTTAGGCTCGTGATTGTGAAGGGCAAGGTTTATGTTGAGAAGTACAAGCAGTCCATACAAACAAGGGATGTTTTTACCATATGGGgcattttgcagcttcttaGGAGGTATCCTGGCAGACTACCTGACTTGGAGTTCATGTTTGACTGTGATGACCAGCCGGTCATCCGATCAAGGGACTACCAGGGACTGAACTCGACTCGGGTACCGCCACTGTTCCGGTATTGTGGTGATAGATGGACAAGGGACATTGTGTTCCCTGATTGGTCCTTCTGGGGTTG GAATGAGATAAACATAAAACCATGGGAAGGTTTGTTGAAAGATGTCAAGAAAGGCAATGAAAGGATCAAATGGATGGACAGAGAACCTTATGCATACTGGAAAGGAAACCCCTTTGTTGCTGATACGAGGGAAGACTTACTCAAATGTAATGTCTCAGGGACACAAGACTGGAATGCTCGCCTATTCATCCAG GATTGGATTCTTGAATCTCAACAAGGCTTCAAGCAATCAAATGTAGCAGACCAATGCACACACAG GTACAAGATCTATATTGAGGGTTATGCATGGTCTGTGAGCGAGAAGTACATTCTAGCCTGTGATTCAGTAACATTGTTGATAAAACCGAAATACTATGATTTCTTCACAAGAGGTCTGCAACCAGTGCACCATTACTGGCCTATAAGGCATGAAAACAAATGTAGATCCATTAAGTTTGCTGTGGATTGGGGCAACAACCACAAACAAAAG GCACAAGCAATTGGAAAAGCAGCAAGCGACTTCATTCAGGAGGAGCTTAAGATGGACTATGTGTATGACTACATGTTTCATTTGTTAAATGAATATGCTAAACTCTTAAGATTTGAGCCACGAATACCCAAAGGCACTACACATTTGTGCTCGGAGAGTATAGCTTGTCCTGCAAATGAGTCGCCGAAGAAGTCTATGACCGAATCATTGGTTAAGAGTCCATCAGCAACAGACCCTTGCACCATGCCTCCTCCCTATGAACCCCGAGCTCTTGCAAAGTTATACAGGAggaatattaattcaattacaCAAGTGCAACAGTGGGAAGATAAGTACTGGGAAAATCTCTCTAAGCAGCAACAGCTGTAA